In Lysobacter firmicutimachus, one genomic interval encodes:
- a CDS encoding queuosine precursor transporter, whose product MSANPSPLAAAPGGGTRTLQDRALRLFIVLSAFFCVNAALAEFIGVKIFALEDTLRIAPLQWNLFGQTGSLNFTAGTLLWPIVFLMTDVVNEFFGRRGVRFISWLATLLIAYGFVFAFAAIALAPAGWWVTAAQAQGVPDYQAAFAAIFGQGLWSIGGSLVAFMLGQLIDVSVFHRIRSATGEKHVWLRATGSTAVSQLVDSFVVLYIAFVLGPQHWPIPQFLAIGTVNYGYKMLAAFAMIPLIYLLRRWIHRYLGEARARQLREEAAAD is encoded by the coding sequence GTGAGCGCGAACCCGTCGCCGCTCGCCGCGGCCCCCGGTGGAGGCACGCGCACCCTGCAGGACCGCGCGCTGCGCTTATTCATCGTGCTGTCCGCGTTTTTCTGCGTCAACGCGGCGCTGGCCGAATTCATCGGGGTCAAGATCTTCGCCCTCGAAGACACCCTGCGCATCGCGCCGTTGCAGTGGAACCTGTTCGGCCAGACCGGCTCGCTGAACTTCACCGCCGGCACCCTGCTGTGGCCGATCGTGTTCCTGATGACCGACGTGGTCAACGAATTCTTCGGCCGCCGTGGCGTGCGCTTCATTTCCTGGCTGGCGACGCTGCTGATCGCCTACGGCTTCGTGTTCGCGTTCGCGGCGATCGCGCTGGCCCCGGCCGGCTGGTGGGTCACCGCGGCCCAGGCTCAGGGCGTGCCGGACTACCAGGCCGCGTTCGCGGCGATCTTCGGCCAGGGTTTGTGGAGCATCGGCGGCTCGCTGGTCGCGTTCATGCTCGGCCAGCTGATCGACGTCTCGGTGTTCCACCGCATCCGCAGCGCCACCGGCGAGAAGCACGTATGGCTGCGCGCGACCGGCTCGACCGCGGTCTCGCAACTGGTCGACAGCTTCGTGGTGCTGTACATCGCCTTCGTGCTGGGGCCGCAGCATTGGCCGATTCCGCAGTTCCTGGCGATCGGCACGGTCAACTACGGCTACAAGATGCTGGCCGCGTTCGCGATGATCCCGTTGATTTACCTGCTGCGGCGCTGGATCCACCGCTACCTGGGCGAAGCGCGCGCGCGCCAGCTGCGCGAGGAAGCCGCGGCCGATTGA
- a CDS encoding LytTR family DNA-binding domain-containing protein — protein MNATPLRAVVVDDEAMSRARLRRLLEQAGAVDVVAECADGDSAIAALRRLQPDVVFLDIRLPELSGFGVLDALPPPQRPQVVFVTAYADHALRAFDADAVDYLLKPYSAERLAAALARVRRAREPALRAAEAGDGQAYPPRLAVPVGARLRLIPVDEIECVLAQSNYVELRCGAQSYLLRETMSGIETRLDPRRFLRIHRSRIVRVDAIRDIEHLDGGRYLLRLTNGLRLGSGASYREKVRAGLGLG, from the coding sequence ATGAACGCGACGCCGTTGCGCGCGGTGGTGGTCGACGACGAAGCCATGTCGCGGGCGCGGCTGCGGCGCCTGCTCGAGCAGGCCGGTGCGGTCGACGTGGTGGCCGAATGCGCCGACGGCGACAGCGCGATCGCCGCCTTGCGCCGGCTGCAGCCGGACGTGGTGTTCCTCGACATCCGCCTGCCCGAACTCAGCGGCTTCGGCGTACTCGACGCCCTGCCGCCGCCGCAGCGGCCGCAGGTGGTGTTCGTGACCGCTTATGCCGATCACGCCTTGCGCGCTTTCGACGCCGATGCGGTCGACTACCTGTTGAAACCTTATTCCGCCGAGCGTCTTGCCGCCGCGCTGGCGCGCGTGCGACGCGCACGCGAACCGGCCTTGCGCGCGGCCGAGGCCGGCGACGGGCAGGCCTATCCGCCGCGACTGGCGGTGCCGGTCGGCGCGCGCCTGCGCCTGATACCGGTCGACGAGATCGAATGCGTGCTGGCGCAGAGCAACTATGTCGAGCTGCGCTGCGGCGCGCAGTCGTATCTGTTGCGCGAGACCATGAGCGGGATCGAAACCCGGCTGGACCCGCGTCGTTTCCTGCGCATCCACCGCTCGCGGATCGTCCGGGTCGACGCGATCCGCGACATCGAACATCTCGACGGCGGCCGCTACCTGCTGCGCCTGACCAACGGCCTGCGCCTAGGCAGCGGCGCCAGCTATCGCGAAAAAGTCCGCGCCGGCCTCGGCCTGGGGTGA
- a CDS encoding sensor histidine kinase gives MRNRTWLLLAVLGWWTLSGLVWVGQIATMHEAAGQAPDWSGTLRKELASAWLWVPLTLFLFECVRRQPIERGRVARALCVQGLAVLAVIVLRTVAVLLFNRWIGWYEVLPGPGEVLFTSVLNNTLSSWMIVGVAHAGAYAARARQRERQALELESRLARARLEALSAQLNPHFLFNALNSIAEMVHRDPDGADRMLVDLGALLRHSLDNSHNQEIALRDELVVLDHYLGIEKIRLGERLQVEWAIDSALLDASVPQLLLQPLVENAIHHAVATRTTPGAVSVSAQREADRLILEVSDDGGQRAAAPGPGVGLSNTRARLQCLYGNGHRFEIGARPAGGTCVRLQLPYRRWVPGEAAA, from the coding sequence ATGCGCAATCGAACTTGGCTGCTGCTTGCGGTGCTCGGCTGGTGGACCCTCAGCGGCTTGGTCTGGGTCGGCCAGATCGCGACCATGCACGAGGCCGCCGGCCAGGCCCCGGACTGGAGCGGCACCCTGCGCAAGGAGCTGGCCAGCGCCTGGCTGTGGGTGCCGCTGACCCTGTTCCTGTTCGAATGCGTGCGCCGGCAGCCGATCGAACGCGGCCGCGTCGCCCGCGCGCTGTGCGTGCAGGGGCTGGCGGTGCTGGCGGTGATCGTGCTGCGCACCGTTGCGGTGCTGCTGTTCAATCGCTGGATCGGTTGGTACGAGGTGCTGCCCGGCCCGGGCGAAGTGCTGTTCACCAGCGTGCTCAACAACACCCTCAGCAGTTGGATGATCGTCGGCGTCGCCCACGCCGGCGCCTACGCGGCGCGCGCGCGCCAGCGCGAGCGTCAGGCCCTGGAACTGGAGTCGCGCCTGGCGCGGGCGCGGCTGGAAGCCTTGTCGGCCCAGCTCAATCCGCATTTTCTGTTCAACGCGTTGAACTCGATCGCCGAGATGGTGCATCGCGATCCCGACGGCGCCGACCGCATGCTGGTCGATCTCGGCGCGCTGCTGCGCCACAGCCTGGACAACTCGCACAACCAGGAGATTGCGTTGCGCGACGAACTGGTCGTGCTCGACCACTACCTGGGCATCGAGAAGATCCGGCTCGGCGAGCGCCTGCAGGTCGAATGGGCGATCGACTCGGCCTTGCTCGACGCCAGCGTGCCGCAGCTGCTGTTGCAGCCCTTGGTCGAGAACGCGATCCACCACGCGGTCGCGACCCGTACCACGCCCGGCGCAGTGTCGGTCAGCGCGCAGCGCGAGGCCGACCGGTTGATCCTGGAGGTCAGCGACGACGGCGGCCAGCGTGCGGCCGCCCCGGGGCCGGGCGTGGGCTTGAGCAATACCCGCGCGCGGCTGCAGTGCCTGTACGGCAACGGCCATCGCTTCGAGATCGGCGCGCGTCCCGCCGGCGGCACCTGCGTGCGCCTGCAACTGCCGTACCGGCGATGGGTGCCGGGCGAGGCGGCGGCATGA
- a CDS encoding TolB family protein, translating to MRRPLPPVAAPWAFAFAASLLACAAPLRAGETCPEVRRYGDGSINSPGWEWRLSFSPDRRRAYWSHTAGWWPGTRERATIRTALRGRNGWGAPQTASFSGVHSDMDPFVSPDGRSLVFSSARPRPDGQAGKMDLWLAERHAHGWREPRHLGDAVNSAGDELYPSMDRRGHLYFASERGGEWNIYVSRRLRNGDYAPAQAVAGGVNTAERWEFNPEISPDGRTLLFTRLDLPDALPDQGHGWGDLYAARWRDGRFGTAVNLGPCVNTRWDEFHPTVLWERRQLFYARDIGQPSDFYTTRLRLPDLGD from the coding sequence ATGCGCCGCCCCTTGCCGCCCGTCGCCGCGCCCTGGGCTTTCGCCTTCGCCGCCAGCCTGCTCGCCTGCGCCGCGCCGTTGCGCGCCGGCGAAACCTGCCCCGAAGTGCGCCGCTACGGCGACGGCAGCATCAACAGCCCGGGCTGGGAGTGGCGGCTGAGCTTCAGCCCCGACCGTCGCCGCGCGTATTGGTCGCACACCGCCGGTTGGTGGCCGGGCACGCGCGAGCGCGCCACGATCCGCACCGCGCTGCGCGGCCGCAACGGCTGGGGCGCGCCGCAGACAGCGTCGTTCTCCGGCGTGCACAGCGACATGGACCCGTTCGTCTCGCCCGACGGCCGCTCGCTGGTGTTCTCCTCCGCGCGCCCGCGCCCGGACGGACAGGCGGGGAAGATGGATTTGTGGCTGGCCGAACGCCACGCCCACGGCTGGCGCGAACCGCGCCATCTCGGCGATGCGGTCAACAGCGCCGGCGACGAGTTGTACCCGAGCATGGATCGCCGCGGCCATCTCTACTTCGCCAGCGAACGCGGCGGCGAGTGGAACATCTACGTCAGCCGTCGCCTGCGCAACGGCGACTACGCGCCGGCGCAAGCGGTCGCCGGCGGCGTCAACACCGCCGAACGCTGGGAGTTCAATCCGGAAATTTCGCCCGACGGCCGCACCCTGCTGTTCACCCGCCTGGACCTGCCCGACGCCTTGCCCGACCAGGGCCACGGCTGGGGCGACCTGTATGCGGCGCGCTGGCGCGACGGCCGCTTCGGCACCGCGGTCAACCTCGGCCCCTGCGTCAACACCCGATGGGACGAATTCCATCCCACCGTGTTGTGGGAACGCCGGCAGTTGTTCTACGCCCGCGACATCGGCCAGCCCAGCGACTTCTACACCACCCGCCTGCGCCTGCCCGACCTCGGCGATTGA
- a CDS encoding DUF885 domain-containing protein codes for MTPTPFRPGPARAARPAAVSRLVLVAALSAALVLALPAAAQAADAGTPAPRVTVQTKAEKLNRLYEQYWEETLQLNPLLATAQGDPRYNDRLPNFASAEFRRRSREFDQRWLKTIESVGSQGLSAQDLLSYEIFVRDTRMDLEAERFPGWMQPVNQFNNFAATIAQLGSGAGSQPFKTVADYDNWRKRAALAPAVFDQLIANSREGVKRGVVQPKALMLKVLPQLDALIKERAEDTLFWKPVTNWPAGIEEQDKARLSAEYRQMIETELMPAYARLRDYIKNEYLAQARDSAGLGALPDGADWYAFNARRSTTTELSPAQIHQIGLDEVARIHGEIRKVMAEVKFQGSLQDFFKFMQNDPRFVFKDEPALLAHYRGLEAKINRKVPELFSLTPKAPFEIRPVEAFRAQSAAGGSYMRPSEDGSRPGIFYVNTYDLPTRKTWDAEDLYLHEAIPGHHFQLALQQELSDLPKFRRFGGATAFTEGWGLYAESLGRDLGVYTDPYNYFGYLQNELWRAIRLVVDTGLHSKGWTREQVIAYMLENSAESETQSTAEAERYMAIPGQALAYKIGELRIMQLRQRAEQALGPRFDIREFHAEVLKDGAVPLDVLERKIDRWIASRRG; via the coding sequence ATGACTCCGACCCCGTTCCGACCGGGCCCGGCGCGCGCCGCGCGCCCGGCCGCCGTGTCCCGCCTCGTCCTCGTCGCGGCCTTGAGCGCCGCGCTCGTCCTGGCCCTGCCCGCCGCCGCCCAGGCCGCCGACGCCGGCACGCCCGCGCCGCGCGTCACCGTGCAGACCAAGGCCGAGAAACTCAACCGCCTGTACGAGCAGTACTGGGAAGAAACCCTGCAGCTCAATCCGCTGCTCGCCACCGCCCAGGGCGACCCGCGCTACAACGACCGCTTGCCGAACTTCGCCAGCGCCGAGTTCCGCCGGCGCAGCCGCGAGTTCGACCAGCGCTGGCTCAAGACCATTGAATCGGTCGGCTCGCAAGGCCTGTCGGCGCAAGACTTGCTGAGCTACGAGATCTTCGTCCGCGACACGCGCATGGACCTGGAAGCCGAGCGCTTCCCGGGCTGGATGCAGCCGGTCAACCAGTTCAACAACTTCGCCGCCACGATCGCCCAGCTCGGCTCGGGCGCCGGCTCGCAGCCGTTCAAGACCGTCGCCGACTACGACAACTGGCGCAAGCGCGCGGCGCTGGCGCCGGCGGTGTTCGACCAGCTCATCGCCAACAGCCGCGAAGGGGTCAAGCGCGGCGTGGTCCAGCCCAAGGCGCTGATGCTCAAGGTGCTGCCGCAGCTCGACGCGCTGATCAAGGAACGCGCCGAGGACACCCTGTTCTGGAAGCCGGTGACGAATTGGCCGGCCGGCATCGAAGAGCAGGACAAGGCGCGCCTGAGCGCCGAGTACCGGCAGATGATCGAGACCGAATTGATGCCGGCCTATGCCCGGCTGCGCGACTACATCAAGAACGAGTACCTGGCGCAGGCGCGCGACAGCGCCGGGCTCGGCGCGCTGCCCGACGGCGCCGATTGGTACGCCTTCAACGCCCGCCGCTCGACCACCACCGAGCTGAGCCCGGCGCAGATCCACCAGATCGGCCTGGACGAGGTGGCGCGCATCCACGGCGAGATCCGCAAGGTCATGGCCGAGGTCAAGTTCCAGGGCTCGCTGCAGGACTTCTTCAAGTTCATGCAGAACGATCCGCGCTTCGTGTTCAAGGACGAGCCGGCTCTGCTCGCCCACTACCGCGGTCTGGAAGCCAAGATCAACCGCAAAGTGCCGGAACTGTTTTCGCTGACCCCGAAAGCGCCGTTCGAGATCCGTCCGGTGGAAGCGTTCCGCGCCCAGTCCGCGGCCGGCGGTTCGTACATGCGGCCGAGCGAGGACGGCAGCCGCCCGGGCATCTTCTACGTCAACACCTACGACTTGCCGACGCGCAAGACTTGGGACGCGGAAGACCTGTACCTGCACGAGGCCATCCCCGGCCACCACTTCCAGTTGGCCCTGCAACAGGAACTGAGCGACCTGCCCAAGTTCCGCCGCTTCGGCGGCGCCACCGCCTTCACCGAAGGCTGGGGCTTGTACGCCGAATCGCTGGGCCGCGACCTGGGCGTCTACACCGATCCCTACAACTACTTCGGCTATCTGCAGAACGAGCTGTGGCGCGCGATCCGCCTGGTGGTGGACACCGGCCTGCACAGCAAGGGCTGGACCCGCGAGCAGGTGATCGCCTACATGCTGGAGAACTCGGCCGAGAGCGAGACCCAGTCCACCGCCGAAGCCGAACGCTACATGGCCATCCCCGGCCAGGCCCTGGCCTACAAGATCGGCGAACTGCGCATCATGCAGTTGCGCCAGCGCGCCGAGCAGGCGCTGGGGCCGCGCTTCGACATCCGCGAGTTCCACGCCGAAGTGCTCAAGGACGGCGCCGTGCCGCTGGACGTGCTGGAACGCAAGATCGACCGCTGGATCGCCTCGCGCCGCGGCTGA
- a CDS encoding FecR domain-containing protein has protein sequence MRAARRLAAARRPFAAALGGLLLLGSGLAQAEDWAYRVRPGDTLWDLGAKHLKVGINWRKLQEYNRIADPYHLPPGSRMQFPIGWLRIEPAKARVVAVRGAVNLLPPAAATPLPAKLVSEGMHIGIGSRLETGPGASATLEFADGSRLLVQDNSSVVFDQLSSYGSTGMVDTRMRLRRGRTLNRVIPAKGPASRYIIDTPSATSSVRGTHFRVSAGDEGAPDATEVLEGKVAVGAGPGQVLLRPGYGTVAAAGAAPAAPIALLPAPSWADADTRLEQLPAVLAWAPVPGAVAYRVEVVRDDAPEVLLFETRTQDTRLRIDDLPAGRQRVRVRAVADNGLGGRDSERSFVVHDLPPPLTISPLDGQRIGLPRPRFEWTLAQGVERTRLQVAADEQFAQPLIDTEVDGQRFRPSLSLPAGKYYWRVASRDAQGRIGRFGNALPFEVSDAPADPGLEAPQAAQGRLTLRWQKGEPGQRYRVQIARKPDFSTLLLEEVVDVPQIELKRPGSGRWYVRVQTVEDDGYAAPFGPSQEIRLPCRLCYGAGAAGAVLLLLAL, from the coding sequence GTGCGCGCCGCCCGTCGCCTGGCCGCCGCGCGCCGGCCCTTCGCCGCCGCCCTGGGCGGCCTGCTGTTGCTGGGCTCCGGCCTGGCCCAGGCCGAAGACTGGGCCTACCGGGTCCGTCCCGGCGACACCCTGTGGGACCTTGGCGCCAAGCATCTCAAGGTCGGGATCAACTGGCGCAAACTGCAGGAATACAACCGCATCGCCGACCCCTACCACCTGCCGCCGGGCTCGCGCATGCAGTTCCCGATCGGCTGGCTGCGGATCGAGCCGGCCAAGGCGCGGGTGGTCGCGGTACGTGGCGCGGTCAATTTGCTGCCGCCGGCCGCCGCCACGCCGCTGCCGGCCAAGCTGGTCAGCGAAGGCATGCACATCGGCATCGGCAGCCGCCTGGAAACCGGGCCGGGCGCCAGCGCCACGCTGGAGTTCGCCGACGGCTCGCGCCTGCTGGTGCAGGACAACAGCAGCGTGGTGTTCGACCAGCTCAGCAGCTACGGCAGCACCGGCATGGTCGACACCCGCATGCGCCTGCGCCGCGGCCGCACCTTGAACCGGGTCATCCCGGCCAAGGGACCGGCCTCGCGCTACATCATCGACACCCCCTCGGCGACCTCGAGCGTGCGCGGCACCCACTTCCGGGTCAGCGCCGGCGATGAAGGCGCGCCGGACGCGACCGAAGTGCTGGAAGGCAAGGTCGCCGTCGGCGCCGGCCCGGGCCAGGTGCTGCTGCGCCCGGGCTACGGCACCGTCGCCGCGGCCGGCGCCGCGCCGGCTGCGCCGATCGCGCTGCTGCCGGCCCCGTCCTGGGCGGATGCGGACACCCGCCTGGAGCAGTTGCCGGCCGTGCTGGCCTGGGCGCCGGTGCCCGGCGCGGTGGCCTACCGGGTGGAAGTCGTGCGCGACGACGCGCCGGAAGTGCTGCTGTTCGAAACCCGCACTCAGGACACCCGCCTGCGCATCGACGACCTGCCGGCCGGACGCCAGCGGGTGCGGGTGCGCGCCGTCGCCGACAACGGCCTGGGCGGCCGCGACAGCGAGCGCAGTTTCGTCGTCCACGATCTGCCGCCGCCGCTGACGATCAGCCCGCTCGACGGCCAGCGCATCGGCCTGCCGCGGCCGCGCTTCGAGTGGACCCTGGCCCAGGGCGTCGAACGCACCCGCTTGCAGGTGGCGGCGGACGAACAGTTCGCGCAGCCGCTGATCGATACCGAAGTCGACGGCCAGCGCTTCCGTCCGTCGCTATCCCTGCCCGCGGGCAAGTACTATTGGCGCGTGGCGTCGCGCGATGCGCAAGGCCGCATCGGCCGGTTCGGCAACGCCTTGCCGTTCGAGGTCAGCGACGCACCGGCCGATCCCGGCCTGGAAGCTCCGCAGGCCGCGCAGGGACGTCTGACCCTGCGCTGGCAGAAGGGCGAACCGGGCCAGCGCTACCGCGTGCAGATCGCGCGCAAGCCCGACTTTTCCACGCTGTTGCTCGAAGAGGTGGTGGACGTGCCGCAGATCGAACTCAAGCGCCCCGGCAGCGGCCGCTGGTACGTGCGCGTGCAGACCGTCGAGGACGACGGCTATGCGGCGCCGTTCGGCCCCTCGCAGGAAATCCGCCTGCCGTGCCGGCTGTGCTACGGCGCCGGCGCGGCGGGCGCCGTGTTGCTGCTGCTGGCTCTATGA
- a CDS encoding CHASE2 domain-containing protein, whose amino-acid sequence MTFGARSWLLRGATALVVAGLAALLTVSGATWRLDDFFYDLHLSKWGYAPDDDVVIVAIDDRSLNELGQWPWPRDIHAQMLDRLGYAGVRGVALDLVLTEPDRNGDQHDRTLAAAMRRLGRVALPVITAPMRQNAPPVEVLPTPLIATAAATLGHTDIELDAEGTTRGMYLKAGLGESRWSALGLALIGLEPGTAPHPLPGLRRPRSQQGSPYQWTRDNYVRIRFAGPPGTFGQVSYADVINGQVPTELLRGRWIVVGVTATGLVPSYLTPMADDARMHGAEYQANVIEMLLHDRAIVPLHPLWQALLAAAMLFAVMLLMLHPRLERPLLVTGAGALLSAIGSVALLRLGNVWFAPATTIVMIGLAYLLWVIGHLRHWRREANLDTLTQLGNRRRFDHVLQRELASARRTRAPLSLALIDVDFFKAYNDAEGHRAGDKLLREIAEIIAAHARRPRDLAARFGGDEFALILPDTHVEGAARVADGILDDMRKLDARYGKASADQRVSLSIGLYTCVPGVHTHVRTVFDAADAALYQAKENGRDRRVASRLGSAEP is encoded by the coding sequence ATGACCTTCGGCGCCCGGTCCTGGCTGCTGCGCGGCGCCACCGCGCTGGTCGTGGCCGGCCTCGCGGCGCTGTTGACCGTAAGCGGCGCCACCTGGCGCCTGGACGATTTCTTCTACGACCTGCACCTGTCCAAGTGGGGCTACGCGCCCGACGACGACGTGGTGATCGTCGCCATCGACGACCGCAGCCTCAACGAGCTCGGGCAGTGGCCGTGGCCGCGCGACATCCATGCGCAAATGCTCGACCGCCTGGGCTACGCCGGCGTGCGCGGGGTCGCGCTGGACCTGGTCCTGACCGAGCCCGACCGCAACGGCGACCAGCACGACCGTACCCTGGCCGCGGCCATGCGCCGGCTCGGCCGGGTCGCCCTGCCGGTGATCACCGCGCCGATGCGCCAGAACGCGCCGCCGGTGGAAGTGCTGCCGACGCCGCTGATCGCCACCGCCGCCGCCACCCTGGGCCATACCGACATCGAACTCGATGCCGAGGGCACCACCCGCGGCATGTATCTCAAGGCCGGGCTGGGCGAATCGCGCTGGTCGGCGCTGGGCCTGGCGCTGATCGGGCTGGAACCCGGCACCGCGCCGCATCCTCTGCCCGGCCTGCGCCGACCCAGGTCGCAGCAGGGCTCGCCCTATCAGTGGACCCGCGACAACTACGTGCGGATCCGCTTCGCCGGCCCGCCCGGCACCTTCGGCCAGGTCTCCTACGCCGACGTGATCAACGGCCAGGTGCCGACCGAGCTGCTGCGCGGACGCTGGATCGTGGTCGGCGTCACCGCGACCGGGCTGGTGCCCAGCTACCTGACCCCGATGGCCGACGACGCGCGCATGCACGGCGCCGAGTACCAGGCCAACGTGATCGAAATGCTGTTGCACGACCGCGCGATCGTGCCGCTGCACCCGTTGTGGCAGGCCCTGCTGGCCGCGGCCATGCTGTTCGCGGTGATGCTGCTGATGTTGCACCCGCGCCTGGAGCGGCCCCTGTTGGTGACCGGCGCCGGCGCGCTGCTGAGCGCGATCGGCAGCGTCGCCCTGCTGCGCCTGGGCAATGTCTGGTTCGCCCCGGCCACGACCATCGTCATGATCGGCCTGGCCTACCTGCTGTGGGTGATCGGCCATCTGCGCCACTGGCGCCGCGAGGCCAATCTCGACACCCTGACCCAGCTCGGCAACCGCCGCCGCTTCGACCACGTGCTGCAACGCGAGCTGGCCAGCGCGCGCCGCACCCGCGCGCCGCTGTCGCTGGCGCTGATCGACGTCGACTTCTTCAAGGCCTACAACGACGCCGAAGGCCATCGCGCCGGCGACAAGCTGCTGCGCGAGATCGCCGAGATCATCGCTGCGCACGCACGCCGGCCGCGCGACCTCGCCGCGCGCTTCGGCGGCGACGAATTCGCCCTGATCCTGCCGGACACCCACGTCGAAGGCGCCGCGCGCGTCGCCGACGGCATCCTCGACGACATGCGCAAGCTCGACGCGCGCTACGGCAAGGCCTCGGCCGACCAACGGGTCAGCCTCAGCATCGGCCTGTACACCTGCGTCCCCGGCGTGCACACCCACGTGCGCACCGTGTTCGACGCCGCCGACGCGGCGCTGTACCAGGCCAAGGAAAACGGCCGCGACCGCCGCGTCGCCAGCCGGCTCGGCAGCGCCGAACCCTGA
- a CDS encoding avidin/streptavidin family protein, which translates to MQRAVIAVLATFAFAAAPLQAKEPRKAKAKTEAAAQVRCGSPVGTWRNQMGSEMRITSYDPRSGAIQGQYRTSSGAPGFYPLVGWVNSAPAQPGGSNLTTYAFTVRWNQIGSITAWTGTCVDGPNSTGLRTLWQLARPNSQYDWDHILAGADTFVSP; encoded by the coding sequence ATGCAACGCGCAGTCATCGCCGTTCTCGCCACGTTCGCCTTCGCCGCCGCTCCGTTGCAGGCCAAGGAGCCGCGCAAGGCCAAGGCCAAGACCGAGGCGGCCGCCCAGGTTCGTTGCGGCAGCCCGGTCGGCACCTGGCGCAATCAGATGGGGTCGGAAATGAGGATCACGTCTTACGATCCGCGCAGCGGCGCCATCCAGGGCCAGTACCGCACCAGCAGCGGCGCGCCCGGTTTCTATCCGCTGGTGGGCTGGGTCAACAGCGCGCCGGCGCAGCCCGGCGGCAGCAACCTGACCACCTACGCCTTCACCGTGCGCTGGAACCAGATCGGCAGCATCACCGCCTGGACCGGCACCTGCGTCGATGGGCCGAACAGCACCGGCCTGCGCACCCTGTGGCAGTTGGCGCGGCCCAACAGTCAGTACGACTGGGACCATATCCTCGCCGGCGCCGACACCTTCGTCTCGCCCTGA
- a CDS encoding DEAD/DEAH box helicase gives MTFESLGLAPALLRALSEQNYTTPTPIQAEAIPLALAGHDLLGGAQTGTGKTAAFGLPLLHRLATVQGGGQRKPRVLILAPTRELALQVSDSLRGYAKYLRLNIHAIFGGAGMGPQLDALRRGVDVLVATPGRLIDHLERGSAKLDAVELLVMDEADRMLDMGFLPAIKRILGRLPASRQTLLFSATFEAQIKQLALEFMREPRQVQIAANNAVADAISHRVHPVDGGRKRDLLIEILAGRPNDQVIVFGRTKHGCNRLAEQLEDAGLKSVAIHGNKSQAQRQKALRDFKANKARVLVATDVAARGLDIPSLPLVINFDLPMVAEDYVHRIGRTGRNGASGEALSLVSPDEAGLLRQIQRILKDDIEMVTVAGYEPSRPIRMGSDAPGARRPGPGGNRGNNAPRKPGHRPHGKPAPRHAHAGPKQHRGGGQGGQRRDRNAG, from the coding sequence ATGACGTTCGAATCGCTTGGGCTGGCGCCCGCGTTGCTGCGCGCGCTGTCCGAACAGAATTACACCACCCCGACCCCGATCCAGGCCGAAGCGATCCCGCTGGCCCTGGCCGGGCACGACCTGCTCGGCGGCGCCCAGACCGGCACCGGCAAGACCGCCGCGTTCGGCCTGCCGTTGCTGCACCGCCTGGCCACCGTCCAGGGCGGCGGCCAGCGCAAGCCGCGCGTGCTGATCCTGGCGCCGACCCGCGAGCTGGCGCTGCAGGTCAGCGACAGCCTGCGCGGCTACGCCAAGTACCTGCGCCTGAACATCCACGCCATCTTCGGCGGCGCCGGCATGGGCCCGCAGCTCGACGCGCTGCGCCGCGGCGTCGACGTGCTGGTGGCGACCCCGGGCCGGCTGATCGACCACCTCGAGCGCGGCAGCGCCAAGCTCGACGCGGTCGAACTGCTGGTCATGGACGAAGCCGACCGCATGCTCGACATGGGCTTCCTGCCGGCGATCAAGCGCATCCTCGGCCGCCTGCCGGCCTCGCGCCAGACCCTGCTGTTCTCGGCCACGTTCGAAGCGCAGATCAAGCAGCTGGCGCTGGAGTTCATGCGCGAGCCGCGCCAAGTGCAGATCGCCGCCAACAACGCCGTGGCCGATGCGATCAGCCATCGCGTGCATCCGGTCGACGGCGGCCGCAAGCGCGACCTGCTGATCGAGATCCTGGCCGGCCGTCCGAACGATCAGGTGATCGTGTTCGGCCGCACCAAGCACGGTTGCAACCGCCTGGCCGAACAGCTCGAAGACGCCGGCCTGAAGTCGGTGGCGATCCACGGCAACAAGAGCCAGGCCCAGCGCCAGAAGGCGCTGCGCGACTTCAAGGCGAACAAGGCGCGGGTGCTGGTCGCGACCGATGTGGCCGCGCGCGGCCTGGACATCCCCAGCCTGCCGCTGGTGATCAACTTCGATCTGCCGATGGTGGCCGAGGACTACGTCCACCGCATCGGCCGCACCGGCCGCAACGGCGCCAGCGGCGAAGCGCTGTCGCTGGTGTCGCCGGACGAGGCCGGCCTGCTGCGCCAGATCCAGCGCATCCTCAAGGACGACATCGAGATGGTGACCGTCGCCGGCTACGAGCCGTCGCGTCCGATCCGCATGGGCTCCGACGCACCGGGCGCGCGCCGTCCGGGCCCCGGCGGCAACCGCGGCAACAACGCGCCGCGCAAGCCCGGCCACCGTCCGCACGGCAAGCCGGCGCCGCGTCATGCGCACGCCGGTCCGAAGCAGCATCGCGGCGGCGGTCAGGGCGGCCAGCGCCGCGACCGCAACGCGGGCTGA